In Cyanobacterium sp. T60_A2020_053, the genomic stretch TTATGCTTTCTCCATTTTTAATAAAATAAAGATAAAATTATCCTAGTTTCAAAATTACTTAACTGATTAATAAAATTGTGAAAACTTATGAATAAATTAACAGTATCAGCGCACCTCGACTCTCTGAAAACCATTGCTGAGTATGTGGTAAAAGTGGCAAAGTCTGCCGACTTAGAGAAAAAAGCGACCTATAAACTACGTTTAGCAGTAGACGAATTAGCCACTAATATTATTAATTATGCTTATATTTATAAAAATGCAGAGAGTGAAAAAATTATTGAGTTAGAATCAAAAGTATCAGATCATGCGGTAATAATTACTGTAATAGATAATGGTATTCCTTTTGATTCCACCAAAAAATTAGAATCCGAATCAGAAACCATTAAAAAACCCATTGAAGAAAGAGGTATTGGCGGTTTAGGAATTTTTCTGGCTTTTGATGGTGTTGATGATTTTACTTATCAAAGATTGGATGGTCATAATGTTAATATTCTCACTGTTTATAAATAAATAATAGTCGAAGATATAAACTTTTTGTAATTTAATTAATTTACTTTTTATTCATTCAAAAAAATGACTTTATTAAAAGAAAAAATTGTTTCTGATACTTGGATTGATAGCACTTGGGATGAGTTTATTCATGCTACGGAAAATCCAGATTATCAGCAAGGAAAATTTTATTTTTATCAACAAAAATTAAGAATTGAAATGCCACCATTAGGAAACGATCACTCAAGGGATCACTCTATCATAAATAGTGCGATTAATCTCTATGTTTTTTTAAATAAAATTGATTTGAATGGTAATGATAATTGTAGCTACCGTAAAAAAGGTTTTTATGAAGCACAACCGGATTTATCTTATTATTTAGAAGAAAGAGTTAATGCCATTCCTTACAGCACAGGTGTTATTGATTTAGACAAGTTTCCACCCCCAAATTTAGTAATCGAAATTGCTAATACATCCTTGAGTGATGATCAAGGAGAAAAGCGTTTATTATATGAAGAATTAGGAGTTAAAGAATATTGGATTGTTAATGTCAAAAAATGTGAAATAATGGCTTTTAAAATGGAAAATAATGGCAGTTATCGCATCACAGAATCGCAAGTTTTACCTAATCTAAAAATAGCTATTTTAGAAGAAGCCTTAAAAATGACTCGTGAAACTAATCATGGGGTGGTGGGCGCTTGGTTATTACAAAAATTTAATGAATAGTTTTAATATTTCTCTTGATAATTGATTATGAGAAAAAGTTAACTAACATTCTAATTATTTACTATTTAATAATATGACTTTATTACAAGAAAAAATTGCTTCTGATACTTGGATTGATAGCACTTGGGATGAGTTTATTCATGCTACTGAAAATCCAGATTATCAGCAGGGAAAATTTTATTTTTATCAACAAAAATTAAGAATTGAAATGCCACCATTAGGAAACGACCATGCTAGTGATCAATCTATCATAAATACTGCCATTTATCTTTATGTATTATCAAAAAATATTGAGATGAACGCTAAAGATAATTGTAGCTATCGAAAACTAGGTTATTATGAAGCACAACCAGATTTATCTTATTATTTACAAGAAAGAGTTAATGCTATTCCTTACGGCACAAGTATTATCAATTTAGACAAGTTTTCACCGCCAACTTTAGTAATCGAAATCGCCAACACATCTCTCAATGATGATCAAGGAACAAAGCGTTTATTATATGAAGAATTAGGAATCAAAGAGTATTGGATTGTTAATGTTAAAAAAGGTGAAATAATGGCTTTTAAAATGGAAAATAAGGGCAGTTATCGCATAACAGAGTCGCAAGTTTTGCCTAATTTACAAATAGCTATTTTAGAAGAAGCCTTAAAGATGACTCGTGAAACTAATCATACGGTGGTGGGCGCTTGGTTATTGCAAAAGTTTAGCGAATCATAAATTTATACTATTGTCAACAAGGAGTTTAAACTCCTTGTGAATTGTGAATATTTGATTTTAATTGTTTTCCCATATTCCATGTTGACTAAAATTTAATATATAGTCTAATTAACCATGAATAATTTAATTACTGATTTTTTTGAAAATTCCGTTAATAAATACTCCGATAATTTATCTCTTTTAACTACAGAAACTCATTTCACTTATCAAGAATTAAATAATCAAGCTAATCAACTAGCGCACTTCATCTAATCTTTAGGCGTTGGGTCAAAAAAAGAAATTTTGGTAGGGGTTTGTTTACCTAGAAATGCTAACTTAATTGTATCTTTATTAGCTATATTAAAAGCAGGAGGAGGATATGTACCTCTTGATCCCAATTATCCCCAAGAAAGGTTAAAATTTATGATTGATGATTCCCAATTATCAGTTTTAATCACCGAAAAATCTTTAACTAAAAACTTACCATTTAACTCAGCAACAACGGTTATTTTAGATGAAGAAATAGCAGAAATTAGCAGTTTTTCCCCTGAAAATTTAGCGCCCTCCGCCGAAACTAATAACCTAGCTTACGTTATTTACACATCAGGATCAACTGGCATCCCCAAAGGAGTAGAAATCGAACATCGTAACACCGTAGCTTTTCTAAATTGGGCGATTTCATTCTTTTCCCTTGACGAATTACAAGGGGTTTTAGCTTCCACCTCCGTATGTTTCGATTTGTCAGTATTTGAAATTTTCGCGCCCCTCGCCGTGGGCGGTAAAATTATTTTAGTGGATAATATTCTCCGTTTACCAGAATCCCCCACAAAAATCAAGTTACTTTGATTGATACAGTACCCAGCGCCATCGCCTCTTTATGTAAAATTAAAGGTATTCCCCCCAGTGTCATCACCGTTAACTTAGCAGGGGAAGCACTAACTAATAATATTGTGCAGGAAGTGTATCAATTTAAGCATATTGAAAGGGTTTACAATCTTTATGGACCTTCGGAAGATACCACTTTTTCTACTGTAGCGTATATCCCCCGTAATTATGACGATGTGCCACCCATTGGCAAACCTATCAGCCAAACAGAGGCTTATTTACTCGATGAAAATTTAACTCCTGTGGCGGAAAACCAAATTGGTGAAATATATTTGACGGGCGCTGGTATTACCAGAGGATACCGTCATCGAGAAGATTTAACCGCCGCAAGATATTTACCCAATCCCTTTACGGATAATCCAGAGGAAAGAATGTATAAAACGGGGGATTTGGGAGTATATTTACCCGATGGGCAAATTAAGTTTGTCGGCAGACAAGACCAACTGGTCAAAATTAGAGGTTTTCGAGTAGAATTAGGGGAAATTGAGGCAGTTTTGACTGATTATCCAACTATAGCGCGCTCCGCCGTCATTTTACATAGTTTTAGTGAAGAAGATCAAAGATTAATTGCTTATATTACTCTCAAAGCAGGAGTAGAAAAAGAGAATATTATCAGCAAAATTCGTGCTTATTTAGTCAAAAAACTAGCACGCCATGAAATTCCTAGCGGTTTTATGATATTACCAGAGTTACCCCAAACTCTTAATGGCAAAATTAACCGACGGGCGCTACCAGAGCCGGATCGAGATATACTGAGAGAAAATACCGATAATTTAGAATATTCTCCACCTATTAACTTTACGCAAATTAAATTGGTGGAGATGTGGCAATCAGTTTTAATGGTAAATCAAATCGGTATTAATGATGATTTTTTTGCTCTTGGTGGTAACTCTTTAACAGCTATTACTTTATTACATGAAGTTAATACATTTTTTGAAGTAAATATTTCTTTAAATGTTTTTTTAGCTACTGCAACTATTACTTGTTTAGCTACTCAAATTGACAGCGAAAATAAAACTGTTATTGTGGATCAAGAATCAGAATTAATGGCACAAGATACTATCTTAGCTGATGATATTAAGCCCTCAGAAATTTATGATTTTAATAAATTAAAACAGAATGTTTTATTAACAGGGGCAACAGGTTTAGTAGGTGTGCATTTATTGTATGAATTACTAACCAAAACTAATTATAAAATCTATTGTTTAGTAAGAGGAGATAATGAAAAACATGGTTTTAATAGACTAAGAGAAAAATTAGATAAAAATGATTTATGGTCTGATGAATGGGTTAATCGTATTATACCATTAATAGGAGATTTAGCTAAAGAAAATTTAGGGCTAA encodes the following:
- a CDS encoding ATP-binding protein, whose product is MNKLTVSAHLDSLKTIAEYVVKVAKSADLEKKATYKLRLAVDELATNIINYAYIYKNAESEKIIELESKVSDHAVIITVIDNGIPFDSTKKLESESETIKKPIEERGIGGLGIFLAFDGVDDFTYQRLDGHNVNILTVYK
- a CDS encoding Uma2 family endonuclease, translating into MTLLKEKIVSDTWIDSTWDEFIHATENPDYQQGKFYFYQQKLRIEMPPLGNDHSRDHSIINSAINLYVFLNKIDLNGNDNCSYRKKGFYEAQPDLSYYLEERVNAIPYSTGVIDLDKFPPPNLVIEIANTSLSDDQGEKRLLYEELGVKEYWIVNVKKCEIMAFKMENNGSYRITESQVLPNLKIAILEEALKMTRETNHGVVGAWLLQKFNE
- a CDS encoding Uma2 family endonuclease, with product MTLLQEKIASDTWIDSTWDEFIHATENPDYQQGKFYFYQQKLRIEMPPLGNDHASDQSIINTAIYLYVLSKNIEMNAKDNCSYRKLGYYEAQPDLSYYLQERVNAIPYGTSIINLDKFSPPTLVIEIANTSLNDDQGTKRLLYEELGIKEYWIVNVKKGEIMAFKMENKGSYRITESQVLPNLQIAILEEALKMTRETNHTVVGAWLLQKFSES